A part of Fimbriiglobus ruber genomic DNA contains:
- a CDS encoding protein kinase domain-containing protein, which translates to MSDARHCPACGRELPADAPAGPCPQCLLKAGFEGASRVESEQPTAAAPEPTPTGGGFVPPTPAALADLIPQIEILELLGAGGMGAVYKGRQKSLDRLVAVKILRTDVGQNGGFAERFTREAHALGRLNHPNIVAVYDSGHANGLYYFVMEYVDGTNLRRLVLDHALAPKDVLAIVPKVCEALQFAHDEGIVHRDIKPENILVDKKGRVKIADFGLAKLLGMNRLEDQLTATHQVMGTIRYMAPEQMEGAKDIDHRADIYSLGVVFYELLTGELPLGRFAPPSKKVQIDVRLDEIVLRTLEKEPEQRYQQAGEIKTEVETVVRTPGGPPPPADKPAGTPGGPLDGELTRRLIRLGADFDEIDHPYIRGVVLPFVGFLGFYVYAAVLIMIGPIMTTRMNLQELTVLGVAWGVVVFVLLNVLWLVRREIWPRPTQVPGPWTPEQTAEQLRLVARRLRTTAVLTFVGWFVLAPFCGIALLLSLVWAVVAGVILWRSARPLDRRRFPGAAPLILAMLPFSPAVMLGLPTSLGFVRMLARSEVRAVFEERGKVA; encoded by the coding sequence ATGTCCGACGCCCGCCACTGCCCCGCCTGCGGCCGCGAACTGCCGGCCGACGCGCCGGCCGGCCCGTGCCCTCAATGTCTGCTCAAGGCCGGGTTCGAGGGGGCGTCCCGGGTCGAGTCGGAACAGCCGACGGCCGCGGCTCCCGAGCCCACGCCTACCGGAGGCGGGTTCGTCCCCCCCACCCCGGCCGCCCTGGCCGACCTGATCCCGCAGATCGAAATCCTCGAACTGCTCGGGGCCGGCGGCATGGGGGCGGTCTACAAGGGCCGGCAGAAGTCGCTCGACCGGCTCGTGGCCGTCAAAATCCTCCGGACCGACGTCGGCCAAAACGGAGGATTCGCCGAGCGGTTCACCCGCGAGGCCCACGCCCTCGGCCGACTCAACCACCCCAACATCGTGGCCGTGTACGACTCGGGGCACGCGAACGGGCTGTACTATTTCGTGATGGAGTACGTCGACGGGACCAACCTCCGGCGGCTGGTACTCGACCACGCGCTGGCGCCGAAGGACGTGCTCGCCATCGTCCCGAAGGTGTGCGAGGCTCTGCAGTTCGCCCACGACGAGGGGATCGTCCACCGGGACATCAAGCCCGAGAACATCCTGGTCGACAAGAAGGGCCGGGTGAAGATCGCCGACTTCGGCCTCGCCAAGTTGCTCGGCATGAACCGCCTGGAAGACCAGCTCACGGCTACCCACCAGGTCATGGGCACGATCCGGTACATGGCCCCCGAGCAAATGGAAGGGGCCAAGGACATCGATCACCGGGCCGACATCTATTCGCTGGGCGTGGTGTTCTACGAGCTGCTGACGGGCGAACTCCCGCTCGGCCGGTTCGCCCCGCCGTCGAAGAAGGTGCAGATCGACGTCCGGCTCGACGAGATCGTGTTGCGGACCCTGGAGAAAGAGCCCGAGCAGCGGTATCAACAGGCCGGGGAGATCAAGACCGAGGTCGAGACGGTCGTGCGGACGCCGGGCGGACCACCGCCGCCGGCCGACAAACCCGCCGGTACGCCCGGCGGCCCACTGGACGGCGAACTGACCCGCCGCCTCATCCGTCTGGGGGCCGACTTCGATGAGATCGACCACCCGTACATCCGCGGGGTGGTGCTGCCGTTCGTGGGCTTTCTGGGGTTCTACGTTTACGCGGCCGTGTTGATCATGATCGGGCCGATCATGACCACGCGGATGAACCTCCAGGAGCTGACCGTCCTGGGCGTGGCGTGGGGGGTCGTGGTGTTCGTCCTCCTGAACGTCCTCTGGCTCGTCCGCCGGGAGATCTGGCCGCGCCCCACACAGGTGCCCGGGCCGTGGACACCGGAACAGACTGCCGAGCAACTCCGCCTGGTAGCCCGGCGGCTGCGCACGACGGCCGTGCTGACGTTCGTGGGGTGGTTCGTGCTGGCCCCGTTCTGCGGCATCGCCTTATTATTGTCCCTTGTTTGGGCCGTGGTCGCGGGGGTGATTCTGTGGCGGAGCGCGCGGCCGCTCGACCGGCGCCGGTTCCCCGGGGCGGCGCCACTCATCCTGGCGATGCTGCCGTTCTCGCCAGCTGTAATGCTCGGATTGCCCACGAGCCTGGGGTTCGTGCGGATGCTCGCCCGGTCGGAAGTGCGGGCGGTGTTCGAGGAGCGCGGGAAAGTGGCCTGA